agtcatttttttatgcttattcatgcttaattactcatttccaagaaacttatgagcacatttctggtaaacacaatatttaaagtggtgcttttgcaggattaattgtggagaaagtcagttttacagatggttaattaactacatttatattgtgcttttctagtcttaaccacctctcaaagagcacagctctgtcgattacatcaactaatcgattaatcgacaaaatcatataagtgttagtcgactaagaatttctttagtcgaggacagccctaacacacagacagaggaaaAGATACACATAGATAACCATACATACTCATAAAGactatgtgcatgcatgcacacagacacacccattAAGTTATGCACATACACATTACCATTATTGAGTAAaatacacatgtgcacacatacacatataaaaTGATTGTAATGGGATGTAAATATTGTCATTTATATGCTCATGCCACATATATGAGACTGTCACTTTTTATTATGTGATCAATTTAACTAATGTACTTTTGTTAAGGATGATGTGCCTTGGCTAGAAATTTTATATGCAACACATCTCTATCATGTTATTGTAACCTGTTAAAATGCCTTTGGCATTGTCCCtgacaaaaaactaaataaatataaacagGTCCAAAAGTTCATCTGTGTACTATCCTGCTAAGTGTGCAGACTGTGGGTTACAGAGAGGCTTTTGGTTGATATTTTATTTACTATTACTTCAGCCACACCTTGTCCTTCTTATAATATAGTCCTAATTCATTCTTTTAAAATTACCGGCAGTTAAATGAACAACTAGAAATACCTGATCTGGAGCCCTAGTTATTTATCATCAGGAAAGCttttgtctgcgtgtgtgtgtgtgtgtgtgtgtgtgtgtgtgtgtgtgtgtgtgtgtgtgtgtgtgtgtgtgtgtgtgtttgtgatgcaTGGTGTGATGTCTACTCTGTGCAAAATGTTACAGAGCAAAGGTTGCAATCAAGCTAATCTTGActgcaaatgttttattaaaaggGCAATAGTGCATTTACTCCATAGAGAGTTTAGTCTTCCTCATTCAGGAAAAGGCAGGAACGTAGGTCAGGAATAGGTCATTGCAATAAGCCAGCCAATGCCAAGATGAACTCAGCAAACAGCCTGAAATGTCGGCAAATACCTTCTCATAAACGGAGACACCACACTTATGTTCAACACATTTTACGCATGATGTCTCCAACTTTCACTAACTTATTTTGTAAGGCCAGTCTGAATTAAATGTTCACGATGAAAGGCCAATTTCGCAACCGTTAGCTTATCAGTGTTACAGTCTGGAGTCTAACTGCTACAGTAGGCTACCGAGCTACATTTTAGACACATTACTGCTTGCTGCATCACCTTTTAAAGGCGTGTAACGGTTTTAACACGTTTAAAGTGTAGTTATTATCGTTAGAGGGATAAGGCTTATGTTGAAATCGCTGTTGAGACTTTTTTAGGGACTTACAGTCAGGTTTGGATAGATTGACCATTCACGTCGTGGTTTATAGCAGTGCAAGGAAATAACTGCATGTAAGTTAACTTAACTTTACAAACTTCGTTTAATTTAAACCGAGGTGAGGCCGGAGTAGTTTAACGCCAACGCAGACGCGAGCAACTGAATTAAGCAGCAGAAAAAACAGAGCTTACCTTGCCAACTCTTCTTTCCAATGAAAGTAACGTAGCTGAGCTAAAAACGGTCGTGGGCGGGACTTAGTGGGctgtaaaacagaacaaaaccagCGGTTCACTGACAGTACGTTCAACAAGTACACTCGATAACCAGGCAGACGCTGTGGATTGTTGAAGTGTAGGCTACGTAGCTATCCcttatttttctatttatttattcaagttATACTTTTTTCATTAGGTCCAACAGGTGCTGATGATGTGGGGAGcctcactgttttttttctactatgTCGTGGCCCAGGGGACATCAGATGAAGTTGTAAGTTGTCGACTTTGGCGACTGAGCCATCAATTGTTTCTGTTCAAGTTAAACGTGATTTCAGTAATCTATTTCTGGCATTTCTTTGCAGAAAGTGGAGTGTTCTAAATATACTGGTAAGAGTAAAACTCTCAACTCTAATAGTAGCCTAATATCATGATGGTTTTTGGTTTGATCCAAAACAGTGTTTTAAGCTATTCTGTACTGTTTGATTTGATTCTATTCTCCCATGTATTTTGCATAAAAATGTGGAAATTCCATTACCTCTAAATATGAAGACCAACGAATATAAAGGAAAGGGCTGATATGAAATGCAATTTAATTGACATCTGATTACTGTAAATATCAGAGAATAATAATATACACATTATAAAGTGGGTGCACCATGCACCGTTGTCTCATGTTCCAGGGACTCTTCCTCCTGCCAGTGATACCTCTCCATCTATCCTGGCGGACCTGAAAATGGAGCTGGTGACAGTGGGAGGAAAACATATGATGAACATCAGCTGGGCAATCAACATTGATGGTAGGAGACAACGCATTTTATTTTTCCACATGGAAACTTATAAAACCACTTTTATTTAAAAccattgtgaaaaatgtccaatTTCAACAACATAACTGTAATGCAGAAGTGAAGATCTCAAAAGGAATCATTTCATTAATATAGAAAATcatcaaaattaaaatgatgaaTCCTCCATAACTAGAAGGTACATGAAACACTGAAACCAAGGATAATCAAAAGCTTATAGCAGGTATGCGACAGGAAGAGCCCCCTTATGGTAGAGAAACAGcaacaattttatttttattgatgAAACATGACATAATATGATACGACACAACTGTAAACAGTGGCAtgtacaacagaaaacattcaCCGTGACAATCAACATATGGACATTGTTAAGcctaaacaacaacaataagaaGGGTTGTGGGTGAGTTATGAGGATACAGAGGTGCATGTCTTGGTGTACGCTTTGTCTATGAGTGGTAGGatgtttatatttgtgtttaaatgtatgtttgtttgtatgtgtgtgtgcttgtgagaTGGTGGTGATTAGAGATATGAGAGGAAAAATAAGATGGTATATACAATATAGGCCAGTTATTATTTATACAAACTGTCTTTTGTCAAACAGGATCtctgacattttctctctctttgtagcTAGTATTAGAGCTCTGACAGGCACTCGGATCAAAATTTCAGGGGAACAGTACTACTGTGAATACAACCCAGTTTTGGCCACGGCAAGCCTCAGCTCAGAGCAGGTATCATGGATTGCATCTTGACTCATACATATCTGTAGGTTTAATCAGCGATTGTCTGCACAGCATGAGTTGAAATGATGAAGTGAATTGATACACCTACCAAACGCTATGTGAGGTTGAAAAGATTAAATTCAATGCAATTTTTGTTATCTTTCCAAATCTAGAAATGGTTTCATTATTTAGTAAAAGCAAGCTATGGCCACATCATGATCGAAGCTGCCAATCTCCCTTTGCCTCCACCAAACAGCGGTTTTGCTTATAAGTATATAAGTACCGAAATACCTCGTCCAACAAGTaagttaatttttttattctcaGTTTTTTGATACTCAAACAAAAATTGACTATGGTTTGTTACCCACACTGTAAGGCATGAAActcagtaccagtcaaaagcaTTTACGTAGGTAATATCTCATTTTTCAAGGCTTATCGTCAAAACATGTGACGGGTACGGGATAAAGatataaatgtgttttgtaATCTCAATTATGGCTGCTATGTTGTTTCCATACAGGCAGCATGATGTGGAAAgtattcaaatgtttaaaacttCTTTTGTTGTTACTTCAGGTGTTACATCAAAGCCTACTACAGGTCCAATAGGTAAGCAATCTCATTTGCTGGTGGATGTGTGTacaatatatgtgtatatataatgtatagtaCTTTACAACAACGATGTTGATAATTCTATttttacaatatatatttttttatatttcactgCAGCAGAGATCACATCTTTAAGTAAGAATCACAATTATATAAAGCACTGTTAGTACAATCTCAATACAATGAATCGGTgtaatatgttttgtgtgtttgtgtttgtctgtgcagGCTTAGTGAAAGTAACTGTCACTGATGATGTCGACTTCACGAGCACGGTGGGGGCCATTTTTGGAGGACTGGCCAGTTTGATGATTCTAAGTTCCTGCTTCATAATCTGTAAatacaacacttttttttaaagagatttTGATGAAAGAACGCCTAGGTAACAAAATACAGATGTTGAATGGAAAAGATGCTCAACTTAATGCAGATGCATGGGCTCACTTACCAATCTTGCACTCATGATTTGGATAGGTCCTCAGTTACTAGCTACTGGACCAAAATATGTGAAACTTGCAAAATGCTTCCCAACACATTAAGAGCAAATTTCTGTCACATTGCAAAGGAGCTTAGCTGTAACTACTATAGTGGCTAAACGTTGTGTTATCTTGCAAAGGAAACATGCTTCCCCTGCTAGATTTGAAGGTTGGATGAAAAAAGTACTGAAATGTGTCAAGCTTGGGCTCACCACAGACAAATTCAGAAATCCCCTCTGGGTTATATCAATTGTTTGCCACTGCTGCCTGCTGCTGAATATAACTAACCTGTCATTTCCAATGTTTTCTTGCTCTCCAGATAAAAGCTGTAGAACCAACTTTGCCAACTCATTGGGTTTCAAAAAGTTGCCCACATCTCCCATGGCTTCCATCCCCGTCCTGATGGTGTACCCTGCGGAGAATTCAGCCTTCCAGCAGGCCGTGGTAGCACTGGCAGAGTTCCTGCAGTGGCACGGTGGCTGCAACGTAGCTGTCGACATGTGGCAGCAGGGGAAGATTGCAGAGCTGGGGCCAATGCGCTGGCTGGCAGAACAGGCCAAGGCTGCACACAGAGTGCTCATCGTCTGCCCACAGGTAGATATTGTAAGTTGTATGTCATgcttatcatttatttatttcttgctGTCTGACCAGgagtgatttaaaaaagaaaaaaactctcTTATCTTCTCTCAGTCCTCTTCACAGACCAGCCACTCTCCTCCCAACCACACCTTCCCAGAATCCTCCATCCCAGCAGCAGCTCATGACCTTTACCCACTGATTCTCAACATGGTGGCGAGCCATGCGAAGAGCGCCAGCGACTTGGCTAAGTTCTGGGTGGTGCAGCTGGGCGAGCAGCAGGACAAGAATCCTAGTAACCTGGCGCCAGAACTGAGTGCCTGCAAGACTTTTTGTCTGGTGAAGGACTTAAACAAGCTGCGCAGGGGTCTGCATACCCAGAGTCAGATATCCAATCTGATCTTCAGACCAGGGAATGCATACAGTGAAAAGTGTACAGTGAAGTTGAGGGAAGCTGTAGAAAAACTAGGTGGACATCAGCCAAGCATTTTCAGAGAGGTGGAACCGTTGAGATCTGTGGTCACTGTTGTTTGAACATCTTTAATGAAAATGTTTAGATTGGCGGATAAAGAGGATGAGTCGGAATAGTTGATTAGTGAATAGTCTTTTGTTACGCTTTCTGCATTTATACTAtatcagtttgcctttagttatatatgattattaatgattaatgatactcatctatgtgaagacactgattacgttaatgatttctcacaataattatcaacaatgacttaacaaggtgggaaacagataatgtcaatattcaattttcatttttagaacaggcctgagggctactcatgtggtccttggtgACCCTTGGCATAGACCTATGCTGATTTTGGTTACCAAAACACTGGCGTGGACACTGCAGAGTGGATATGTGTCTCTGTCAGTATTTCATCTGTGGTTTGAAGCACTGCATACTGTATTTATCTATTTTGTAATAAcctgaaagtttctaatttttTGTTATCCACCTCAAAGATGCTCTGTTAGTGTTTTATCTGTCGTCATCATCATGCACTGTAGACATTGTAAACTGATGAACAGtagtacaaaaaaagaaaacgggCAACAAAGACCACTTATCCTTTTGTGTAATAGGTTTAAGACATAATtaatttgatgtatttgtttgttaCGTTTATTTAATCTGCAATTCTTAAATATCAAAGAGAAAGAGGTGGTTGCTACTCCTTCATCGTGTGTCTCTGAATGGGATTAATGGGTATAGAAATTGATGATTAATGCCCTTTGTATTGTGTTCGTTGTTGAATTTTTCTTTAAATGGAATgacaaatgttgattaaaaacatttttttaagacaacatattgtaatttaaaaataaaactatttattAGAATATGAATATTTCGGTCAACTGGCAAAGTCAGCTGATGATACTGTGCTCTCTGCCAAAGCTATAAGCAGCAGCATAAGCAGCACTATAcagttacagtacagtataaatacatacacagacaggtCATACACATTTGTCCAGGAATGGATGACTAAATTATCATACTGGGGATAGGCCAAGGGGCCCAGCAGACCAAGGGCTCAGTCACAAGTAGGAATGTCCCAATTATTTACTTAAAGgtcacatattatgcttttccatgttttctgtcatatctacaatgttatgttggattttcatgttaaacgtgtacaaataatgaagtaaaggtattttagacaaatccctgtgagctaaaacgttcagatttccaactattctgaacggtttcaacagttttttctactctcggctaagtCTTTACTCAACTCTAAGCCAGCCTTCTATGATTTGTCATCTGCTCACAGTAGGCAGGACTCTCAGTGTTGATGTAACTGCCTTTACCGAGTCGGTTTGCTGACTTTTAAGTGACTATTCTCTACTTTAGCTTCTGTTATGCTACATTTTAGGATTTACTACCTGAGGCCACCCACAGTGGCTGGTGTTTAGCAAAAGTTACAGAGTCATGTTTTACTATTGAGTATCTGAGTAAAGTTCGTATTTAACTTTTTTCCCTTTCAAATACTAACACTTGAGTTCACCTCCACCACTTGCATTAAGCTGCGCTAAACTAGCCTGTGTTTAGAAACATGACAGCAATTCATTTCTTTATAActaattaacaaaataaattggATTAATAAATGCAACCACTCACCTGTTTTCACCTTCTCCTAAATTAGAAAGGCCCGCCATGTCGCCTTCACGCTAGCTACCAAGTGTCATCCAGATGTGGCTGACAAAAACGTAGTCATCCGCTGCTTCTCTTTTGACCATTGTCATTCTGTTCAGTTGGTTGGTTTCCTCGTTTGGGAATTGCAGTCGGGTGGAGTGCATCATTAGTATAAGTATAAGTATTAAATAAATCTATCATAGTTATTAGTCATATTAGATCAAGACACCATTTCTGGGACTATTTACACCACGCATTAATATTGCCGCCACACCAGGGGTTATGGTCACTTTTCCAACTCACACTGTAGACTTTTTTCACGgcaaacatgttgacatgtcatagtaggaaaagcacaggtgtattcaaaaccattaatgatggctgcattccaattaggagaggccctggtattgtacatgctgactcactgaaatagctttactgggacacttaatggaattgagccatcctAAAGGTTaccaatttcagctgtgcttttcctactatgacaagtcaaaatgtctgctgtgaaaaaggtccaagTTAAGTTGACATATTGAAATTTACATTTCACTGAACTGGCTTACAAACTTGAGTTGGAATAGTAATAACTCATGAAACTAAGTCGAAATTTCATAACtcactagaaaatgcatttcctgcggaaaatgcgtgggaatgctgaatagctgaattgctaaagctaaactggttgaatagcttaaatcattaagaagaagttgaagtagtgagaatagttgaaaaagtggaaatcgttttaatacgtatgaatttcattaaaaagttaaaagcttatgctaaactgaactgttggcttcaaaagttgaataatgacaaaacacgtagaacattgtgaggtctgagttcattttctaaccgataatcactcacaaatgcagaaatatgaaacaaatagtacgaaaaatcttaaagctcaaatgcactacacgctaaaaaatcaggaaaattgttagagttggaagctaaactgcattaaccaagtgaagagctaaaatacattttagaaaagctggaagctaaactgtaatactgtcaaaagtggacgtttcaatgaattgactaagaagacttattatcagccatatccgttgcatagaacaaacaagcagaaagagagagagagaggaaaaagagaggaaagataaaacgagaggaaaaaagagaaaaggaatcaactttcaatagcatatatgtcagtggtaacacacctttggagcaagtatgggttaagtgtttacttcagggacacattgattgatgtacctcagtgtgtgtatatatgtgtggctgtgtgtgtgtgtgtgtgtgtgtgtgtgtgtgtgcgtatgtgtctgtgtgtgtgtatatgtgtgtgtgtgtgcacgtgtgtgtgtgcacgtgtgtgtgtgtgtctgtgtgtgtctgtgggcgtgtgtctgtgtgtgtgtctgtgtgcgtgtgtctgtgtgtgtgtttgtttgtgtgtctgcgtatgtgttttggtgtgtgtatgtctgtgtgcgtgtgtgtgtgtgtgtgtgtgtgtgtctgtgtgcgtgtgtgtgtgtgtgtgtctgtgtgtgtgtttgtgtgtgtgtgtgtgtctgcgtttgtgtgtgcgtgtgtgtgtgtgtctgtgtgcgtgtgtgtgtctgtgtgtgtgtttgtttgtgtgtgtgtgtctgtgtttttgtgtgtgtgtgtgtgtgtttgtgtgtgtgtctgtgtgtgtgtgtgtgtctgcgtatgtgtgttggtgtgtatctgtgtgtgtgtgtgtatgtgtctgtgtgcgtgtgtctgtgtgtgtgtttgtgtctgtgtgtgtgtgtgtgtgtctgtgtgtgtgtgtgtgtgtgtgtgtgtgtgtgtgtgtgtgtgtgtgtgtgtgtgtgtgtgtgtgtgtgtttgtgtgtgtgtctgtctgtgtgtgtgtctgcgtatgtgtgtgtgtttttgtgtttttttttgtgtgcgtgtttgtgtgtgtgtgtgtgtgtgtttgtgtctgtttgtgtgtttgtgtgtgtgtgtgtgtgtgtgtgtctgtgtgtgtgtttttttgtgagtgtgtgtgtttgtgtgtgtgtgtgtgtgtgtgcttgtgtctgtgtgtgtgtgtgtgtgtgtttgtgcgtgtgtgtgtgtgtctgtttgtgtgtctgtgtgtgtgtctgaatagatagacagaaagagagagagaaagagagagacagacagagaaacaaacagacagacagacggacagagacagacagaagtggaacactaaagctgtagactaatgttcatattactgcctgtagtattcaagt
The genomic region above belongs to Sander lucioperca isolate FBNREF2018 chromosome 12, SLUC_FBN_1.2, whole genome shotgun sequence and contains:
- the LOC116040628 gene encoding uncharacterized protein LOC116040628 isoform X7, producing MMWGASLFFFYYVVAQGTSDEVKVECSKYTGTLPPASDTSPSILADLKMELVTVGGKHMMNISWAINIDASIRALTGTRIKISGEQYYCEYNPVLATASLSSEQKWFHYLVKASYGHIMIEAANLPLPPPNSGFAYKYISTEIPRPTITSGVTSKPTTGPIAEITSLSLVKVTVTDDVDFTSTVGAIFGGLASLMILSSCFIIYKSCRTNFANSLGFKKLPTSPMASIPVLMVYPAENSAFQQAVVALAEFLQWHGGCNVAVDMWQQGKIAELGPMRWLAEQAKAAHRVLIVCPQTSHSPPNHTFPESSIPAAAHDLYPLILNMVASHAKSASDLAKFWVVQLGEQQDKNPSNLAPELSACKTFCLVKDLNKLRRGLHTQSQISNLIFRPGNAYSEKCTVKLREAVEKLGGHQPSIFREVEPLRSVVTVV
- the LOC116040628 gene encoding uncharacterized protein LOC116040628 isoform X9, giving the protein MMWGASLFFFYYVVAQGTSDEVKVECSKYTGTLPPASDTSPSILADLKMELVTVGGKHMMNISWAINIDASIRALTGTRIKISGEQYYCEYNPVLATASLSSEQKWFHYLVKASYGHIMIEAANLPLPPPNSGFAYKYISTEIPRPTSVTSKPTTGPIAEITSLSLVKVTVTDDVDFTSTVGAIFGGLASLMILSSCFIIYKSCRTNFANSLGFKKLPTSPMASIPVLMVYPAENSAFQQAVVALAEFLQWHGGCNVAVDMWQQGKIAELGPMRWLAEQAKAAHRVLIVCPQSSSQTSHSPPNHTFPESSIPAAAHDLYPLILNMVASHAKSASDLAKFWVVQLGEQQDKNPSNLAPELSACKTFCLVKDLNKLRRGLHTQSQISNLIFRPGNAYSEKCTVKLREAVEKLGGHQPSIFREVEPLRSVVTVV
- the LOC116040628 gene encoding uncharacterized protein LOC116040628 isoform X1, which gives rise to MMWGASLFFFYYVVAQGTSDEVKVECSKYTGTLPPASDTSPSILADLKMELVTVGGKHMMNISWAINIDASIRALTGTRIKISGEQYYCEYNPVLATASLSSEQKWFHYLVKASYGHIMIEAANLPLPPPNSGFAYKYISTEIPRPTITSGVTSKPTTGPIAEITSLSLVKVTVTDDVDFTSTVGAIFGGLASLMILSSCFIIYKSCRTNFANSLGFKKLPTSPMASIPVLMVYPAENSAFQQAVVALAEFLQWHGGCNVAVDMWQQGKIAELGPMRWLAEQAKAAHRVLIVCPQVDISSSQTSHSPPNHTFPESSIPAAAHDLYPLILNMVASHAKSASDLAKFWVVQLGEQQDKNPSNLAPELSACKTFCLVKDLNKLRRGLHTQSQISNLIFRPGNAYSEKCTVKLREAVEKLGGHQPSIFREVEPLRSVVTVV
- the LOC116040628 gene encoding uncharacterized protein LOC116040628 isoform X4, with the protein product MMWGASLFFFYYVVAQGTSDEVKVECSKYTGTLPPASDTSPSILADLKMELVTVGGKHMMNISWAINIDASIRALTGTRIKISGEQYYCEYNPVLATASLSSEQKWFHYLVKASYGHIMIEAANLPLPPPNSGFAYKYISTEIPRPTSVTSKPTTGPIAEITSLSLVKVTVTDDVDFTSTVGAIFGGLASLMILSSCFIIYKSCRTNFANSLGFKKLPTSPMASIPVLMVYPAENSAFQQAVVALAEFLQWHGGCNVAVDMWQQGKIAELGPMRWLAEQAKAAHRVLIVCPQVDISSSQTSHSPPNHTFPESSIPAAAHDLYPLILNMVASHAKSASDLAKFWVVQLGEQQDKNPSNLAPELSACKTFCLVKDLNKLRRGLHTQSQISNLIFRPGNAYSEKCTVKLREAVEKLGGHQPSIFREVEPLRSVVTVV
- the LOC116040628 gene encoding uncharacterized protein LOC116040628 isoform X8 — its product is MMWGASLFFFYYVVAQGTSDEVKVECSKYTGTLPPASDTSPSILADLKMELVTVGGKHMMNISWAINIDASIRALTGTRIKISGEQYYCEYNPVLATASLSSEQKWFHYLVKASYGHIMIEAANLPLPPPNSGFAYKYISTEIPRPTSVTSKPTTGPIGLVKVTVTDDVDFTSTVGAIFGGLASLMILSSCFIIYKSCRTNFANSLGFKKLPTSPMASIPVLMVYPAENSAFQQAVVALAEFLQWHGGCNVAVDMWQQGKIAELGPMRWLAEQAKAAHRVLIVCPQVDISSSQTSHSPPNHTFPESSIPAAAHDLYPLILNMVASHAKSASDLAKFWVVQLGEQQDKNPSNLAPELSACKTFCLVKDLNKLRRGLHTQSQISNLIFRPGNAYSEKCTVKLREAVEKLGGHQPSIFREVEPLRSVVTVV
- the LOC116040628 gene encoding uncharacterized protein LOC116040628 isoform X2: MMWGASLFFFYYVVAQGTSDEVKVECSKYTGTLPPASDTSPSILADLKMELVTVGGKHMMNISWAINIDASIRALTGTRIKISGEQYYCEYNPVLATASLSSEQKWFHYLVKASYGHIMIEAANLPLPPPNSGFAYKYISTEIPRPTITSGVTSKPTTGPIEITSLSLVKVTVTDDVDFTSTVGAIFGGLASLMILSSCFIIYKSCRTNFANSLGFKKLPTSPMASIPVLMVYPAENSAFQQAVVALAEFLQWHGGCNVAVDMWQQGKIAELGPMRWLAEQAKAAHRVLIVCPQVDISSSQTSHSPPNHTFPESSIPAAAHDLYPLILNMVASHAKSASDLAKFWVVQLGEQQDKNPSNLAPELSACKTFCLVKDLNKLRRGLHTQSQISNLIFRPGNAYSEKCTVKLREAVEKLGGHQPSIFREVEPLRSVVTVV
- the LOC116040628 gene encoding uncharacterized protein LOC116040628 isoform X6, with the protein product MMWGASLFFFYYVVAQGTSDEVKVECSKYTGTLPPASDTSPSILADLKMELVTVGGKHMMNISWAINIDASIRALTGTRIKISGEQYYCEYNPVLATASLSSEQKWFHYLVKASYGHIMIEAANLPLPPPNSGFAYKYISTEIPRPTITSGVTSKPTTGPIGLVKVTVTDDVDFTSTVGAIFGGLASLMILSSCFIIYKSCRTNFANSLGFKKLPTSPMASIPVLMVYPAENSAFQQAVVALAEFLQWHGGCNVAVDMWQQGKIAELGPMRWLAEQAKAAHRVLIVCPQVDISSSQTSHSPPNHTFPESSIPAAAHDLYPLILNMVASHAKSASDLAKFWVVQLGEQQDKNPSNLAPELSACKTFCLVKDLNKLRRGLHTQSQISNLIFRPGNAYSEKCTVKLREAVEKLGGHQPSIFREVEPLRSVVTVV
- the LOC116040628 gene encoding uncharacterized protein LOC116040628 isoform X5: MMWGASLFFFYYVVAQGTSDEVKVECSKYTGTLPPASDTSPSILADLKMELVTVGGKHMMNISWAINIDASIRALTGTRIKISGEQYYCEYNPVLATASLSSEQKWFHYLVKASYGHIMIEAANLPLPPPNSGFAYKYISTEIPRPTITSGVTSKPTTGPIAEITSLSLVKVTVTDDVDFTSTVGAIFGGLASLMILSSCFIIYKSCRTNFANSLGFKKLPTSPMASIPVLMVYPAENSAFQQAVVALAEFLQWHGGCNVAVDMWQQGKIAELGPMRWLAEQAKAAHRVLIVCPQVDITSHSPPNHTFPESSIPAAAHDLYPLILNMVASHAKSASDLAKFWVVQLGEQQDKNPSNLAPELSACKTFCLVKDLNKLRRGLHTQSQISNLIFRPGNAYSEKCTVKLREAVEKLGGHQPSIFREVEPLRSVVTVV
- the LOC116040628 gene encoding uncharacterized protein LOC116040628 isoform X3 produces the protein MMWGASLFFFYYVVAQGTSDEVKVECSKYTGTLPPASDTSPSILADLKMELVTVGGKHMMNISWAINIDASIRALTGTRIKISGEQYYCEYNPVLATASLSSEQKWFHYLVKASYGHIMIEAANLPLPPPNSGFAYKYISTEIPRPTITSGVTSKPTTGPIAEITSLSLVKVTVTDDVDFTSTVGAIFGGLASLMILSSCFIIYKSCRTNFANSLGFKKLPTSPMASIPVLMVYPAENSAFQQAVVALAEFLQWHGGCNVAVDMWQQGKIAELGPMRWLAEQAKAAHRVLIVCPQSSSQTSHSPPNHTFPESSIPAAAHDLYPLILNMVASHAKSASDLAKFWVVQLGEQQDKNPSNLAPELSACKTFCLVKDLNKLRRGLHTQSQISNLIFRPGNAYSEKCTVKLREAVEKLGGHQPSIFREVEPLRSVVTVV